A part of Amblyraja radiata isolate CabotCenter1 chromosome 35, sAmbRad1.1.pri, whole genome shotgun sequence genomic DNA contains:
- the LOC116991899 gene encoding sphingosine 1-phosphate receptor 1-like has translation MNLGLGERWRLNFGDYCNNETVSLHYNATGKLTPGRYKAGLRVHAVIFLIVSVFTILENLLVFIAIRKNSKFHTPMFYLLANLTMSDLLAGVTYLVNILLSGANTIKLTPLWWFLRESGVFITLTASVFSLLAIAVERHVTMVRMQLHNTDKKWRTRLFVGADWIFSFFLGSLPILGWNCIGNLRVCSTMLPLYSKKYILVCILIFIFVLCAIVILYVRIYLKVKTNSLPIGTSRTTMSKKCQKSQALLKTLTIVVGTFIGCWLPLFIVLLLDVASTARSSLISNLADYCLGLAMCNSALNPVIYTLTNRDMRQTIVRLLCLTKVGEQPRCCGVIISECSSTQQDRSSMHRHELLHTTLSSGNGPQSPTRISLV, from the coding sequence atgaacttggggttgggtgaAAGATGGAGACTGAACTTCGGGGACTATTGCAACAATGAGACTGTGAGCCTGCATTATAATGCCACCGGGAAGCTGACCCCCGGCAGATACAAGGCAGGTCTGAGGGTCCACGCGGTGATATTTTTGATAGTCTCTGTGTTTACAATCTTGGAGAACCTGCTGGTCTTCATCGCCATCCGGAAGAACAGCAAGTTCCACACGCCCATGTTTTACTTGCTCGCCAACCTGACAATGTCCGACCTGCTGGCGGGGGTGACCTATTTGGTCAACATCCTGCTGTCCGGTGCCAACACGATCAAGCTGACGCCGCTGTGGTGGTTCCTGAGGGAGAGCGGCGTTTTCATCACCCTCACCGCCTCGGTCTTCAGCCTGCTGGCCATCGCGGTGGAGAGGCATGTCACGATGGTGAGGATGCAACTGCACAACACGGACAAGAAGTGGCGCACTCGGCTCTTCGTGGGCGCCGACTGGATATTCTCGTTCTTCCTCGGGAGCCTCCCAATCTTGGGTTGGAACTGCATTGGGAACCTGCGCGTTTGCTCCACCATGCTGCCGCTCTACTCTAAGAAATACATCCTGGTGTGCATCCTGATCTTTATCTTTGTCCTATGTGCCATCGTGATACTGTACGTCCGCATCTACCTTAAGGTCAAGACTAACAGTCTCCCCATAGGCACTTCCAGAACGACCATGTCCAAGAAGTGCCAGAAATCTCAGGCGTTGCTGAAGACTCTCACCATCGTGGTCGGCACTTTTATTGGCTGCTGGCTACCGCTCTTTATCGTGCTGCTACTGGACGTCGCCTCAACTGCGAGGAGCTCTTTGATTAGTAACTTGGCCGATTATTGCCTAGGACTGGCCATGTGCAACTCCGCCTTGAATCCCGTCATTTACACCCTGACCAACAGGGACATGCGCCAGACCATTGTGCGCCTGCTATGCCTGACCAAAGTCGGGGAGCAGCCTCGCTGTTGCGGGGTGATCATCTCCGAGTGTAGCAGCACCCAGCAGGACAGGTCCTCCATGCATAGACACGAGCTGCTCCACACCACCCTCAGCTCCGGTAACGGACCGCAGTCTCCCACCAGGATCTCGCTGGTCTGA
- the spc24 gene encoding kinetochore protein Spc24, translated as MEAQMQEIKALADEMMIILSGCQGEVLLQNAMNYKAKMVNVYMEVEQCVKQQLREIQQSQEHVAQEVIDVGEEREISFLELQKIKEKWKETQQQNSKNEMELELLQKELEELEKSEKEMSKLEEEVDEDTTVVIPSTKYLAHIFHKVTKIIWDYDCDPSLVRGVHFGVGLAQPINIDSTKHSDSFICDYLWSLVSTDW; from the exons ATGGAGGCACAAATGCAAGAGATTAAGGCATTAGCAGATGAGATGATGATTATCCTCTCTGGTTGTCAAGGGGAAGTACTTCTGCAGAATGCCATGAATTATAAGGCAAAAATGGTGAATGTCTATATGGAAGTAGAACAATGTGTGAAGCAGCAGTTAAGAG AGATTCAGCAATCACAGGAGCACGTGGCACAGGAAGTTATAGATGTGGGAGAAGAAAGAGAGATAAGTTTTCTGGAATTACAGAAGATTAAAGAAAAGTGGAAAGAGACTCAACAACAGAATTCTAAGAATGAAATGGAACTTGA ATTGTTACAGAAAGAACTGGAGGAGCTTGAGAAGTCTGAAAAAGAAATGTCTAAATTGGAAGAAGAGGTAGATGAAGATACTACAGTCGTTATTCCATCAACTAA GTACTTGGCCCACATCTTCCACAAGGTTACTAAGATCATTTGGGACTATGACTGCGACCCATCACTTGTAAGAGGCG TTCACTTTGGAGTGGGTTTGGCACAACCCATTAACATTGATTCTACTAAGCACTCTGACAGTTTCATCTGCGATTACCTGTGGAGTCTGGTGAGCACGGATTGGTAA